The Hyphomonadaceae bacterium ML37 genome includes a region encoding these proteins:
- the lgt gene encoding prolipoprotein diacylglyceryl transferase, whose amino-acid sequence MQPCQSSFDLINPVLFSIGWFELRWYALAYIAGLFLGYALVLHVTKRPALWGTTPRTQVAPFDTKFVEDLLLWVMVGVIAGGRIGFVLFYQTSMIWEEPLRVVTGITDGGMSFHGGLIGVALAMYFTARAHGAPLLRVADAVALATPIGLLLGRLANFINGELWGRPAPDLPWAMTFAADPLCLARHPSQLYEAFLEGAVLLTILTILVWRFRALARPGLITGAFLIGYGVFRGSVELVREPDRQMPEALQGYVTMGMLLCIPMILAGAWLVWRARSQPAAKA is encoded by the coding sequence ATGCAGCCCTGCCAATCCAGCTTCGACCTCATCAATCCGGTGCTGTTCTCCATTGGCTGGTTCGAGCTGCGCTGGTACGCGCTGGCCTATATCGCCGGGCTGTTCCTGGGCTATGCGCTGGTGCTGCACGTGACCAAACGCCCCGCCCTCTGGGGGACGACGCCCCGGACGCAAGTCGCGCCCTTCGACACCAAGTTTGTCGAGGACCTGCTCTTGTGGGTGATGGTCGGCGTGATCGCCGGCGGGCGCATCGGCTTTGTGCTCTTCTACCAGACCAGCATGATCTGGGAGGAGCCGCTGCGCGTGGTGACCGGCATCACCGATGGCGGGATGAGCTTCCACGGCGGGCTGATCGGCGTGGCGCTGGCGATGTATTTCACCGCCCGCGCCCACGGAGCGCCGCTGTTGCGCGTCGCTGACGCGGTGGCGCTGGCCACGCCCATCGGGCTGTTGCTGGGGCGCCTGGCCAATTTCATCAATGGCGAGCTGTGGGGCCGGCCGGCGCCGGACCTGCCCTGGGCCATGACGTTCGCCGCCGACCCACTCTGCCTGGCGCGCCATCCCAGCCAGCTTTACGAGGCCTTCCTGGAAGGCGCGGTGCTGCTGACCATCTTGACGATTCTGGTCTGGCGCTTCCGCGCGCTGGCCAGGCCCGGCCTGATCACAGGCGCCTTCCTGATCGGCTATGGCGTTTTCCGCGGCAGCGTGGAGCTGGTGCGCGAGCCCGACCGGCAGATGCCCGAAGCCCTGCAGGGCTATGTCACCATGGGCATGCTGTTGTGTATCCCGATGATCCTGGCAGGCGCCTGGCTGGTGTGGCGCGCCCGCAGCCAACCCGCAGCCAAGGCCTGA
- a CDS encoding SDR family oxidoreductase codes for MSGRLSGKTAVITGGASGIGRATVELFLAEGAQVVIGDIQDALGASVAQSSPNALYQHADVTREADVKALIDRAVEAFGRIDILFNNAGAAEPDEGFASIDEASFNRVMQLHLASALYGIKHAEPHMRAQKSGAIITTSSVAAEGTTYGPILYSIAKSAVLHMTRLAAVRLAADGVRVNAIQPGLIATAIFGRALGFDQETSEAKAASMAALGALMQPLPVAGAGRDIAEAVLYLASDAARFVTGQSFCVDGGLTSGLVPDPNGGVFKPLADLFGIEQA; via the coding sequence ATGAGCGGACGGCTGAGCGGTAAGACGGCGGTGATCACGGGCGGCGCCAGCGGCATTGGCCGCGCCACGGTGGAGCTGTTTCTGGCCGAGGGCGCTCAGGTCGTCATCGGCGATATTCAGGACGCGCTGGGCGCCAGCGTCGCACAATCCTCACCCAACGCCCTCTATCAGCACGCCGACGTGACGCGCGAAGCCGATGTGAAAGCCCTGATCGACCGCGCCGTGGAGGCGTTCGGGCGCATCGATATCCTGTTCAACAACGCCGGCGCCGCCGAGCCCGACGAGGGCTTCGCCTCCATCGACGAGGCCAGCTTCAACCGGGTCATGCAGCTGCATCTGGCCAGCGCGCTCTACGGCATCAAGCACGCCGAGCCGCACATGCGGGCGCAGAAATCCGGGGCCATCATCACGACCAGTTCCGTGGCGGCTGAAGGCACCACTTACGGCCCCATCCTCTACTCCATCGCCAAGTCCGCTGTGCTGCACATGACGCGCCTGGCCGCTGTGCGCCTGGCCGCCGATGGCGTGCGCGTCAACGCCATCCAGCCCGGCCTGATCGCCACAGCGATTTTCGGGCGCGCTCTGGGCTTCGATCAGGAAACCAGCGAAGCAAAGGCCGCCAGCATGGCGGCGCTGGGCGCGTTGATGCAGCCCTTGCCGGTCGCCGGCGCCGGCCGCGATATCGCCGAGGCCGTTTTGTATCTCGCCAGCGACGCGGCCCGCTTTGTGACCGGTCAAAGCTTCTGCGTGGATGGCGGGCTGACATCGGGTCTGGTCCCCGATCCGAATGGCGGGGTTTTCAAGCCGCTGGCCGATCTGTTCGGGATCGAGCAGGCTTGA
- a CDS encoding SAM-dependent methyltransferase, which produces MTEDFRPAEALAARLRDRIASEGPLLVSAYMMEALFDPMAGFYATKDPLGAHNDFITAPEISQMFGELIGLWAVECWSQMGEPDPVQLIELGPGTGRMMSDVARVLRAAPGLIEAAEATLVEVSPALKMVQGRTLAGAPVPIRWAPRLEAVRPGPTLLLANEFLDCLPIRQAVKHEGVWRERCVAMHPDEAERFAFVLGAALSAPDLALIPDTLRDLPDGSLVELRPADAAVIDAVAERLNDHPGYALFIDYGAVAPDHGDTLQAIRRHEKVDPLDAPGTADLTAWVAFDALAREGLRAGLQVFGPAEQGPFLKGLGLDVRAALLAKAQDKSGRARLERQAARLSAPEEMGALFKVIAFASPGLAPPPGLDRFVPPE; this is translated from the coding sequence ATGACCGAGGATTTTCGCCCCGCTGAAGCGCTTGCCGCGCGCCTGCGCGACCGCATCGCCAGCGAAGGCCCCCTGCTGGTCAGCGCCTATATGATGGAAGCGCTGTTTGACCCCATGGCCGGCTTTTACGCCACCAAAGATCCGTTGGGGGCTCATAACGACTTCATTACTGCGCCGGAAATCAGCCAGATGTTCGGCGAGCTGATCGGGCTGTGGGCGGTGGAGTGCTGGAGCCAGATGGGCGAACCCGACCCGGTCCAGCTCATCGAGCTCGGCCCCGGCACGGGACGCATGATGAGCGATGTGGCGCGAGTGCTGCGCGCCGCGCCGGGCCTGATCGAGGCGGCCGAAGCCACGCTGGTGGAGGTCAGCCCGGCGCTGAAAATGGTGCAGGGACGCACGCTGGCCGGCGCGCCCGTCCCGATCCGCTGGGCGCCGCGTCTGGAAGCCGTGCGCCCCGGACCGACACTTCTGCTGGCCAATGAATTTCTCGACTGCCTGCCCATCCGTCAGGCGGTGAAGCATGAAGGCGTCTGGCGCGAGCGCTGCGTGGCGATGCACCCGGACGAGGCTGAGCGTTTCGCCTTCGTCCTCGGCGCGGCGCTCAGCGCGCCCGACCTCGCCTTGATCCCGGACACCTTGCGCGATCTGCCAGACGGGTCGCTGGTGGAGCTGCGCCCGGCTGACGCGGCGGTGATCGACGCGGTCGCCGAACGCCTGAACGATCATCCCGGCTATGCGCTCTTCATCGACTACGGCGCGGTGGCGCCGGACCATGGCGATACGCTGCAAGCCATCCGCCGGCATGAGAAGGTCGATCCGCTCGACGCGCCGGGCACCGCCGACCTCACCGCCTGGGTCGCGTTCGATGCGCTCGCCCGCGAGGGGCTCAGGGCCGGGCTGCAAGTGTTCGGACCCGCCGAGCAGGGACCGTTCCTGAAAGGCCTGGGCCTGGACGTCCGCGCCGCCTTGCTGGCGAAAGCCCAGGACAAGTCGGGCCGCGCCCGGCTGGAGCGCCAGGCCGCTAGGCTGAGCGCGCCGGAGGAGATGGGCGCCCTTTTCAAGGTGATCGCCTTCGCCTCCCCCGGCCTCGCCCCGCCGCCGGGTCTGGACCGCTTCGTCCCGCCTGAATAA
- the ftsZ gene encoding cell division protein FtsZ → MPLNLSAPETTELKPRILVFGVGGAGGNAVNNMIDASLEGVDFVVANTDAQALARSRCERRVQMGAAITEGLGAGARPEVGQQAAEDSLAEITEQLQGAHMVFITAGMGGGTGTGAAPVIARAAREQNILTVGVVTKPFQFEGSRRMRLAEEGIERLQQHVDTLIIIPNQNLFRIATEKTTFAEAFSLADQVLHSGVRGITDLMVMPGLINLDFADVRTVMNEMGKAMMGTGEATGDKRAIEAANNAINNPLLDDVSMKGAKGVLINITGGMDMTLYEVDEAANRIRDEVDEDANIIVGSTFDEALEGIIRVSVVATGIDGEALQAADPRRRAAAEVTPAWKIRETRPQRQAEPLVRRAADAVAMNETPRAAPAAPAAHAPVEPGAAYVEAQGIAEADIQDHYNEAHAWDEVPEAPAAKPAVVQAQERLAREVNAPRQAVPAPAPAQEADAPRGLRSLFGRRPKAAPAPVKRDPLSSRPAEAQPAHQAAPQPAPRPAVHTVRQVQPAPAPRGDLFGETLDEGELEIPAFLRRQAN, encoded by the coding sequence ATGCCCCTCAATCTGTCCGCGCCCGAAACCACCGAGCTGAAGCCGCGCATCCTCGTGTTTGGCGTCGGCGGCGCCGGCGGCAACGCCGTCAACAACATGATCGACGCCTCGCTGGAGGGTGTGGATTTCGTGGTCGCCAACACCGACGCCCAGGCGCTGGCCCGCTCGCGCTGCGAGCGCCGGGTGCAGATGGGCGCCGCCATCACCGAGGGTCTGGGCGCAGGGGCGCGTCCGGAAGTCGGTCAGCAGGCGGCTGAGGATTCACTGGCGGAAATCACCGAGCAGCTTCAGGGCGCGCACATGGTGTTCATCACCGCGGGCATGGGCGGCGGCACCGGCACCGGAGCCGCCCCGGTGATCGCCCGCGCCGCGCGCGAGCAGAACATTCTGACTGTGGGCGTCGTCACCAAGCCCTTCCAGTTCGAAGGCTCGCGCCGCATGCGCCTGGCCGAAGAGGGCATCGAGCGGCTGCAGCAGCATGTCGATACGCTGATCATCATTCCCAACCAGAACCTGTTCCGCATCGCCACCGAGAAGACCACCTTCGCCGAGGCGTTCTCGCTGGCCGACCAGGTGCTGCATTCGGGCGTGCGCGGCATCACCGATCTGATGGTCATGCCCGGCCTGATCAATCTGGACTTCGCCGACGTGCGCACTGTGATGAACGAGATGGGCAAGGCGATGATGGGCACCGGCGAGGCCACCGGCGATAAGCGCGCCATCGAGGCGGCGAACAACGCCATCAATAATCCGCTGCTCGACGATGTGTCGATGAAAGGCGCCAAGGGCGTGCTCATCAACATCACTGGCGGCATGGACATGACACTGTATGAAGTTGACGAAGCGGCCAACCGCATCCGCGACGAGGTGGACGAGGACGCCAATATCATCGTGGGCTCCACCTTCGACGAGGCGCTGGAAGGCATTATCCGCGTGTCTGTGGTCGCCACCGGCATTGATGGCGAAGCGCTGCAGGCCGCCGACCCGCGCCGGCGCGCCGCCGCTGAAGTCACTCCCGCCTGGAAAATCCGCGAGACCCGTCCCCAGCGCCAGGCCGAACCGCTGGTGCGCCGCGCCGCCGACGCTGTGGCGATGAACGAAACCCCGCGCGCCGCGCCGGCCGCCCCGGCGGCCCATGCACCGGTCGAGCCCGGCGCAGCCTATGTGGAAGCGCAGGGCATCGCCGAGGCTGACATTCAGGACCACTACAACGAAGCCCATGCCTGGGACGAAGTACCCGAGGCGCCCGCCGCCAAGCCGGCTGTTGTCCAGGCCCAGGAGCGCCTGGCGCGCGAAGTCAACGCTCCGCGTCAAGCCGTCCCCGCCCCCGCTCCGGCCCAGGAAGCCGACGCCCCGCGCGGCCTGCGCTCCCTGTTCGGCCGGCGCCCGAAGGCGGCCCCGGCGCCGGTCAAGCGGGACCCGCTGAGCTCGCGCCCGGCCGAGGCCCAGCCGGCGCATCAGGCGGCGCCCCAGCCCGCTCCGCGCCCCGCCGTCCACACCGTGCGTCAGGTCCAGCCGGCGCCCGCGCCGCGCGGCGATCTGTTCGGAGAAACCTTGGACGAGGGTGAGCTGGAAATCCCCGCCTTCCTGCGCCGCCAGGCCAACTAG
- a CDS encoding ribbon-helix-helix domain-containing protein: protein MLRKRSVTLAGHATSLALEEDFWRELDGAAAADGVALARLIARIDADRAQDDPDAPLSSACRVWVLRRVLARSSA, encoded by the coding sequence ATGCTGCGCAAGCGCTCTGTGACGCTGGCCGGTCACGCCACCTCTCTGGCGTTGGAGGAGGATTTCTGGCGGGAGCTGGATGGGGCGGCGGCGGCCGATGGCGTGGCGCTGGCGCGTCTGATTGCAAGGATCGATGCAGACCGGGCGCAGGATGATCCGGACGCGCCATTGTCCAGCGCCTGCCGGGTGTGGGTGCTGCGGCGGGTGCTGGCGAGGAGTTCGGCCTAG
- a CDS encoding accessory factor UbiK family protein, which produces MQSRSPLFADFADLMTDAFSAAQAAGEEARAVFRAQAERMASELDLVTRDEVESLRAQSDAALAEIESLKARLAALEAASAPKPAARKPAAKPTAAKKPK; this is translated from the coding sequence ATGCAATCTCGCAGTCCCTTGTTCGCCGATTTCGCCGATCTGATGACGGACGCGTTCAGCGCCGCCCAGGCCGCCGGAGAAGAGGCGCGCGCGGTGTTCCGCGCCCAGGCCGAACGCATGGCGTCCGAGCTGGATCTGGTCACGCGCGACGAGGTGGAAAGCCTGCGCGCCCAGAGCGATGCGGCGCTGGCCGAAATCGAATCACTCAAAGCTCGCCTGGCGGCTCTGGAAGCCGCAAGCGCCCCCAAACCCGCCGCCCGCAAGCCGGCGGCGAAACCCACTGCGGCGAAAAAGCCCAAATAA
- a CDS encoding DUF5615 family PIN-like protein translates to MRFLIDECVPREIANALARAGHDVTFVSPDHRGADDFEVANLAIRTARILVTTDNGFGDIAFRHGVHPPAIILLRTLDEALIVQAVEQQQDTLFGCLTVITQRQARSRKYE, encoded by the coding sequence ATGCGGTTCCTGATAGACGAATGCGTCCCGCGCGAGATCGCGAATGCGCTGGCGCGCGCAGGCCATGACGTCACATTCGTATCGCCTGATCACCGCGGCGCGGATGATTTTGAAGTCGCGAATCTCGCCATCCGGACGGCGCGCATCCTCGTCACCACAGACAACGGATTTGGCGATATCGCTTTTCGCCACGGGGTGCACCCGCCAGCGATCATCCTGTTGCGGACTCTGGATGAGGCGCTGATCGTCCAGGCCGTTGAGCAGCAGCAAGACACCCTGTTTGGCTGCCTGACCGTGATCACGCAACGCCAGGCGCGTAGCCGCAAATATGAGTGA
- the lpxC gene encoding UDP-3-O-acyl-N-acetylglucosamine deacetylase, with protein sequence MQDRTDRVDEMMERTTLAAPAVCAGIGLHTGARVRMVMKPAAVGSGIVFDRTDLALDDTRIPARREYVRSTDLGTTLINESGASVATVEHLMAALAGLGVDDVLIELDGPEAPAMDGSAAPFVELMLHAGLKTCAAPRRAIQVLRPVSVNDGARQAEFLPALKQTIDIEIDFTDPTIGRQAFSFEVTRENFRTLVAPARTFGFRRDLGALLSAGLARGSSLDNSVVLTDSGVENPEGLRFADEFVRHKALDVLGDLYLAGAPILGLYRATRPGHGLNAKALGALLADTGAWRWVNLREADDGEVWRAQG encoded by the coding sequence GTGCAAGACAGAACTGACCGGGTAGACGAGATGATGGAACGCACCACACTGGCTGCTCCGGCGGTTTGCGCCGGCATAGGCCTTCACACCGGCGCCCGTGTGCGCATGGTGATGAAACCCGCCGCGGTGGGATCCGGCATCGTGTTTGATCGCACCGATCTTGCGCTGGACGACACCCGCATCCCGGCGCGGCGCGAGTATGTGCGCTCCACCGATCTGGGCACCACCTTGATCAATGAGTCCGGCGCCTCGGTGGCGACGGTGGAGCATCTCATGGCCGCCCTGGCGGGGCTGGGCGTGGACGATGTGCTGATCGAGCTCGACGGACCCGAAGCGCCCGCCATGGATGGCTCGGCGGCGCCCTTTGTGGAGCTGATGCTGCATGCGGGCCTGAAAACCTGCGCCGCGCCGCGCCGCGCCATTCAGGTGCTGCGCCCGGTCTCGGTGAACGATGGCGCGCGCCAGGCCGAGTTCCTGCCGGCCCTGAAACAGACCATCGATATCGAGATCGATTTCACCGACCCCACGATCGGCCGCCAGGCGTTTTCCTTCGAAGTCACACGCGAAAACTTCCGCACCCTGGTGGCGCCGGCGCGCACCTTCGGCTTCCGCCGGGATCTGGGCGCGCTTCTGAGCGCCGGCCTGGCGCGCGGCAGCTCGCTGGACAATTCGGTCGTGCTGACAGACAGCGGCGTGGAAAACCCCGAGGGCCTGCGCTTCGCTGACGAATTCGTGCGCCACAAGGCGCTCGACGTGCTGGGCGATCTGTATCTGGCCGGCGCGCCGATCCTGGGCCTTTACCGCGCCACCCGTCCCGGCCATGGCCTGAACGCCAAGGCGCTGGGCGCGCTTCTGGCCGACACGGGCGCCTGGCGCTGGGTCAATCTGCGCGAGGCCGATGACGGCGAAGTCTGGCGCGCGCAAGGCTAG
- a CDS encoding CoA transferase, which translates to MKLSGLKVLDLSAFLPGPHLTMMMADHGADVVMIEPANGTGEPTREIGLRHADGVSVWFRNIARGKRSLKLNLKDPDGQALLHALAREADVVVEAFRPGVARRLAADYETLSVLNPRLVYCSISAFGQEGGYAMKPAHDLTVQALAGLVDLNRGLEDGKPASPNMPVADMAASLMALSAILMALYRRHATGQGDFIDLAMYDACLAWTPNVTGPVFAQDARPPVKDMRSFGGAAMYHVYETIDEKHLVLGGSEIKFATNLLEALGRPDLVHYARLEPGPDQEPLRAFFTETFASRTLAEWEVFLKDVDVCWAPVRTLKDAFDDPHTRERGLVFEDAAGNRHIGPPIRFAREPARPDPAAPGFGEHSQSLAREAGLDAQMIDAMKARGVI; encoded by the coding sequence ATGAAACTCTCCGGCCTCAAAGTTCTCGACCTCTCCGCCTTTTTGCCTGGTCCGCATCTGACCATGATGATGGCTGATCACGGCGCCGATGTGGTGATGATCGAGCCGGCCAACGGGACCGGCGAGCCGACGCGCGAGATCGGCTTGCGCCATGCTGACGGCGTCTCGGTCTGGTTTCGCAATATCGCGCGAGGCAAGCGCTCGCTGAAGCTGAACCTGAAAGACCCTGACGGGCAGGCGCTGCTGCATGCGCTCGCCCGCGAGGCCGATGTGGTGGTGGAGGCGTTCCGGCCCGGCGTCGCCCGGCGCCTGGCGGCGGACTATGAGACCCTGAGCGTGCTCAATCCGCGCCTTGTGTACTGCTCCATCTCCGCCTTCGGGCAGGAGGGCGGCTATGCGATGAAGCCCGCCCATGACCTGACGGTGCAGGCGCTGGCGGGGCTGGTGGATCTCAATCGCGGGCTGGAAGATGGCAAGCCGGCCAGCCCCAACATGCCGGTCGCCGACATGGCCGCCTCGCTGATGGCGCTGTCTGCGATCCTGATGGCGCTGTACCGCCGCCATGCGACGGGGCAAGGCGATTTCATTGATCTGGCCATGTATGATGCCTGCCTGGCCTGGACGCCCAATGTCACCGGGCCGGTCTTCGCCCAGGACGCCCGCCCGCCGGTGAAGGACATGCGCTCATTCGGCGGCGCGGCGATGTATCATGTCTATGAAACCATAGACGAAAAGCACCTGGTCCTGGGTGGATCAGAGATCAAGTTCGCCACAAATTTGCTGGAAGCGCTGGGGCGGCCCGATCTCGTCCACTATGCCCGCCTTGAGCCCGGACCGGATCAGGAGCCCCTGCGCGCCTTCTTCACCGAGACCTTCGCCAGCCGCACGCTGGCCGAATGGGAGGTCTTCCTCAAAGATGTCGATGTGTGCTGGGCGCCGGTGCGCACCCTCAAGGACGCGTTCGATGATCCCCATACCCGCGAGCGCGGGCTGGTCTTTGAGGACGCCGCCGGCAATCGCCATATCGGCCCGCCCATCCGCTTCGCCCGCGAGCCCGCCCGCCCCGATCCGGCGGCGCCGGGCTTTGGCGAGCATTCCCAATCGCTGGCCCGGGAAGCCGGGCTGGATGCACAGATGATCGACGCGATGAAGGCGCGCGGCGTGATCTGA
- a CDS encoding DUF433 domain-containing protein, translating to MTLEEAHPRISADPAIMVGKPCIKGTRMPVYLIVREVAKGRTEPEILDSYPSLSPGDVAAALAFAADVMAGDVLSAAE from the coding sequence ATGACCCTGGAAGAAGCTCACCCGCGCATCAGCGCCGACCCGGCCATCATGGTTGGCAAGCCGTGCATCAAAGGCACGCGCATGCCGGTCTATCTGATCGTGCGCGAGGTCGCCAAGGGCCGCACGGAGCCGGAGATTCTTGACTCCTACCCGTCGCTTTCACCTGGCGATGTGGCGGCTGCGCTGGCCTTCGCCGCGGACGTGATGGCTGGCGATGTCCTGTCTGCGGCCGAGTGA
- a CDS encoding DUF4169 family protein produces the protein MTKPVNLRQYRKVRARADKARAAEVNRVVHGTPKAVRDLEAARQEQAARRIEAHRRTGEGEAGGQSADPQATDGVGE, from the coding sequence ATGACGAAGCCGGTCAATCTGCGTCAGTATCGCAAGGTCAGGGCGCGCGCTGACAAGGCGCGGGCGGCGGAGGTGAACCGCGTGGTGCACGGGACGCCCAAGGCGGTCCGGGATCTGGAGGCCGCGCGTCAGGAGCAGGCGGCGCGCCGGATCGAGGCGCACCGGCGCACGGGTGAGGGCGAGGCGGGCGGGCAGAGCGCCGATCCTCAGGCCACAGACGGAGTCGGTGAATAA